TTGCATATGTatttgaaacagagaaaatgtttataaaggaaaaagtggTGACTGCAATGTTACAGGTGAATTTCATGGGAGAATTTTAAACACATGGGagaattttaaatggaaatcaTTGTAAAATCAGGAAGGAAGAAGCCAATCCATTCAATTAGTATAAGATAGGCCTTAGTCTACAAACAGATTAGCTGGGATGCAGCTACACCTCTTGGCACATCTGGATTAACTAAGAGCTGATATGATTCTAAATCACCACCTGAATCTGCTGCATTACATACAACCTGAGTTAAAATGAGCACAGATATACTTATCCAGCTAAGAACGACTGAGGAAGACATGGCATTTCAGTACCATAATTCATTTATTATCAGTTAATACAGTTTACAGACACAACCGCTGGTACAAGTTGTGTTAATGAACTTAATCCCCAAACTGTACAGTGCAAAATGCACAGTCTCTGAGCAGCTCTCCAATAAGGGCACTTGGCACCTAAGATATGGTCACAAtcccctccttctttccttgtttctctCTCTATAAATCTCGCTGTTATTCTTTGCAAGATTTCAATTTTAAAAGGCCAGAGGGGAGGGACTGTGGGGGAAGAGCTACATGTTTCACCTTGGCCCTATGTATAATGTAGTGACTGCAGATTCTTTTCTatgaaaatgccattttccaAGTCACTGtgaggcaaaacaaaataaaaacaaaacagcagcatcaggaTTGAATGACGTCACCAGGAATGAAAGTcactgaaggcagcagaagcaCCCAGGGGACGCTGCTCAGCAACAACACCGTCACATGCAGCAGAACAGGCAGCCCCTCACAGAGAGAATTTATGTGGTTTGCTCTCTGGGGTCTGGGCGCTTAATTCTCTGCAAATCCACCTCAGACACGATAATACTTCTTTGGGTGTTATCAAAAGGAGATATAAATTTTCATGCTATTGCCATTCTCCTACCAATTATGATCAGGTCTCCTACTGTTGCATGTGTCCTTCCCCTGCCTAGAGAGGTTCTGTCCTTGAAAGTGTGCAGCTTTTGTATAGCTGCATATATAATGACCATTTCTTTACACCAGCAGCGACTTATGCACAAAAGCTATTCTATTTAGAATTTTTACGTGATAGAAACACTGCATATGTAAAAACAAgaactcttttctctttcagcatcGTGGTGGGTCCTCAATAACAACTAGAAGCCGTGACTCCAAGTAACTGCGTTATGTTTTTCACTACAGTAACACTGATTTAACAGCGTACAGGTGTGCCGGGTTAGAGGTTTATCATGTGATACTGCTCAATACTATGGATGTGATCTTTTCTGTGTTAAGATATGGAAAATCATGTTTATTGCCTTCTGTTCTTGTGATCAGTTCAGATAAATAATGCTTCgtaaaagctgaaaaaagacAACTAAGCTCATCTGTTAACTGTGTAATTTAGTCCTGTCACAGAAACTGCATCTTGATTGGTGTGACTGAGTATTTGTGAATACTTTTAGTCTCGCATTAATAAACAATTGTTActtaatgctgctgctttctcctcttACAGAAAAAACAGGTATAAACTTGAGAAGACATTTCCATAAATGCCATAAAGCTTATTTAGGAGAAAAATTGAataattttgtgtgtgtatgtgtgtgtgttaatgCTATCATTCAGGAAATTTTCTGCCCAAGAAAAGACAAGGCAGCACCATTTTCTCTTAAGAGTCCCTATAGCCCCTGCACTCTCCTCTGCCTCACAAGAGGAAACATGAATCTGCCTGCCAAACTGCTTGGATCCACAGGTTTAATGTTTCACAGCTCATTTGCTTTGAGCTCTGTCCTGAACATTTAGAAAATCAGAGCAACTCCTAAAACTGGCTGTTCGCTGAGAAGTCATTAGAGAAACCACTGCTGGAGAATAAATAACCATAAACCTGGAAGCACAAATGCTTTCCTCCCTAATGAGACTTCCTGCTGTCCCTTTGGCATCTGAGGAGTACACGTCACCcagctggggaaggaaatgACTAGAGTAGCCTCACCCCTGACAAGCTCTACAAACCAAAATACCGCTATCTATCTTCACTCATGGAGCAGTTCCAAATTATAAACAGCTGCCAAAAATAACTTGAAAGTCACATTCAGTAGAGTATTCTCTTCCTGGTAGtgtttctccatttttatttcacgCCAGCTAAAGTATCACCATGTATAAAAAGCAAGCAATCTTCACTGCAGTATGGTTCTGTAATCCAAAGGCTGTGGCTAAGACTAAGCCTGGAATTGTTAAAAGTGTCACATATAGGCACTTGTTGGGGATCAAAGCGTCTTAACTACTACAGTATCAGTCGAACTGTGAGGGTGAATTTAAACTTAACTTAAACAAAGGCACCTGTGAGGTAATCTAGGACACTCCAACTTGCCTCTAGCTCCCAGCTGAGGACCTATAGGTTGTATGTCACACATACCAGCCCCATGCAGCTGCTTCAACTATCCTATATGTCTCAAGTGACATCAGACATTAAACTCAGGTGTACACAACAGATCCAGATTTCACCTCTAGATCTTTCAGTATCTCAGcacaatgaaatgttttaaatactttaatCTAAGGCTTTCCCATGCTGAATTATcatcagctgcagcttttttttccctagctcctttattgctattatttaaggaaaaaacacaatACATCTGTGCCTCCTTTAATGGCACAGATACTATTATGAACACAGAAATACGTGATCAAGCTACATATCTGCTTAAAGGGCGTCCTAACATCCACATTACACTCTTGAGATGAGAGACAGTGAAAAACTTAAATCTCTCTTTAtcacattagaaaacaaaccacTCATTTTCCCTTAGATCTAATTGACTTTTTTTACTCTGCCACAACATCCATGTGGTGTACTCTGTATTTTCTCGTCGCTACTGATCtagcaatgaaaataatgcaCATGACACTGCTTCAAGCTGAACTGGTACTGAAAACTGACACTGTAGCCAggtttattatgtttttttagTTCTAAGAAATTATCTGCTTaaaggtgctggagcagagaaAGTCATTCTAACAGATGCCACCTATTCTCCTCATAGAAAATCACCACTTGTTTGCTAGTAAACAATCACTTGCATGAATCGTAAAAAACGTTGTGTATCACTCAAGTTTTGAAATATGGAAATACAATGAAATTGTGTCCGACAcattatgggggaaaaaataaaccaaactcAAAGACTCccagatgaaaaacaagcacaTACACAaagattttttctcttcaacatAAGTTACTGTGTGAGGTTTATGTGGCAAGATTTTAGTAGTACAGATGGCTTCTACAAGCAAACAGCTACCCCATGTCAGATAAGAGTCAGCTCCAGGTGGCTCTGAAAGGGATCTACTGATGGCCAAAGCTGAGCCATGCACAATAGCAGCTGGGAAATACAagtgagaaatgtgagaaaaataagCCTGCAACCACTGTCATCAGTGCAGGAGGAGCTCCAGAGGCTGAGCAGGAGTTTCTTGAAGCCCAGCAGCTTTTGCCTATGGTGGAACTTCTGCAGCCCATGGTGCAACACAGAGCAGGTTTCCACATGCAGCCCACAGagaacccacagcacagcagggagatgTAGTTTGAAggaggctgcagcccacagagGGCCCCTGCAAGAGCAGGCTCCAGGGCCAGAGCTGCAGTCGTGGAGCAGAGCCCATTGTGGAGCAGGAGATctgagggagctgctgccagtgGGGCTTTGTGCTGGAACAGTCTGCTCCTGAACAATGGGCCCCATGGTACAGAGCCATATTTGAGCAGTACACggagagctgcagcctttggGAAACCACCCAAGAAGGATCTATTCAGAAAGGACAACAGCCTGTAGGCAGGATGCCATGTTGGAGCAAGGGCAGAGTGTGACAAGGAAGGAActccagaaacaaagcattatGGACTGACTGCAGAGCTCACATTCCTCTGCGCTGCCCTGAGGAAGGTAGAAGAGGGTGGATGTAGGGGAGGGAAGGGTGtgcctgcttttgtttctcacttctCTAGTCTGTTAGCAATAggtaataaattaaattaatctcCCTGTGCTAAGTCTGCTTTGCCCACAGCAGTAATTTGGGAGTGATGTCTCTTGTCCCTTAACCCACCCCAATCTCACAGCATTCAAGAAAGGAGCAAAGAACAGGCCTTAGTCAAGTACTGGTTTAAAGTTTATAGTCAAACAGCAATGCTATGTAACACAGCCTactcaaagaaaacaacatccACCACCAGTCACACCAAactaaaatgatttattttcactgcaattGTACTACCATCTCAGGTACTACAAAGTAGTTTTGCCTTCTGAAGCATTCAGGAAATTACAGATAGAAATAGGTATTTCTACTGACTTTGTAAGCTCCTGTGTTCACGTGTAGGCACCCAAGTACCTTTAAAAATCTTGAAGGTCTACATTATACATACTCCTTCACTGATGGATTTCTCATCTTCCAAGCTATCTTTCACTTCTTGCATATGTCAGCAAAAGggttgctgttttcctgcaagACAAGCCTTCAAGTTACTTCAGTGACAGGTTACTTAAACCAAGTTTCCACAGGTCTGCTTATAAGCCTTTCCTACCAACACAGAGCAAAGACTTTAAAAGCAGACACTATAATCAGTAACATAATCTTATATCTAAAAACAATATAATGCTGCACTTATGCCTTCCTGCATATACACACTGCATTTTGCAGATGCATGGATGAGGAATAATGATAACACAAACTACATTAAGTTCATTAATACACTTTTTATAGtaaacacctctcctatgaggacaggctgagggagctgggcttgctcagcctggagaatgttgcggggtgacctcattgcagcctttcaatacctgaagggaacttacacccaggaggggagtaaactcttcaaaagggctgacaataggaggactaggggaaatggatccaagttgaaggagggagatttaggttggatgttagggggaagttcttcactaggagagtggttaggccctggaacaggctgcccagggaggttgtggatgccctgtccttggaggtgttcaagaccaggttgtacggggccctgggcaacctgatctagtaaatgtgtatgtttggtggccctgccaggcaggggggttggaactacatgatccttgaggttccttccaaccccgGTCATTCTGAGAGACTCTGTGACACTGATgcacaaacactgaaatcacaAACACTGTCCAAGCCAAACCCTTCAAGATTATTCTCTTTGATTTTGAATAGGCAAAGCAGGAATTACACTGCACTATGATTTCATGTAGACTCTACATTTGGAAAGCTTTCATTGCCTTAGCAGGCtagtctgaagaaaaatgttacttaTCAAATGGCTAACATAAACCtctgtgctttttccatttttttttatagcttcccttgaaattaaaaacacacttACTGGCTTTTCAAGTACAATTGGATGATCAGGCAGAAACTCTGGCTTCTTTTGAGAGAGAGAAACGCTTGAAAGCTCCAAGAGGAAATCTCTGCTGTATTTGatcctttctgtaaatacaCACCATTAAGCTCAATGTTGATGTCTAATGCTCCCAAGCTGAGAATGCAGAGATCTGATGTGTCTTCTTATTAAAGAGGGACTTACTTAATTGTAgcaagggacatggtttagtggggaaatactggtggactagatgatcttggaggttttttccaacctcagtAATTCAATGATTCTAGACAGATACTCAGCTTTTATATACAAATCAGTATTAAAAACCTTACTAATTTCAGTCTGATCTTGTGCACTTTTAGTAAATTACAGAGCAACTCACCTTAATTTTATCACATTGACTTAGTAAATACAGTAGACTATTTCAAGCTATTAAagatttggtgtttttttttaaatacaaaagaatacaaaaagtGAATCCAATTTTAATGCTATGGACTCCCTGTAATTTGTTCAACAAGGAAATGCCACTGATTGATCCTGGAACTAGTCTCTTAGTAATTCACAGAAAAGTGGCAACTCTACAAGACAAATAAAACTTCTATCTCTTCAATCTACCACTGGAGGCTTCCCAGCTTATTTGTGACAAACATTTACACTTACATGGAATGTTATGTGAAAAACAGTAATGTTTCACACTGCTCTGATGTGTtataggaaagaaacaaaatcctcaaataacaataataatttaaaaaaacgATATGTAGCCCACACCCCTTCAAAATTCATTTGTCTTCTACCTAGAAAACACAAACCTGCTCACAGTGTTACCTTTTTTTGCATCCAGCTCCTGTTTGGGTTGAAGAGGCACTGTGTTTTGAGTTAAGATCTTCATTTCAGTCACTTCAGATAACTAAAATAGGGAGCAAAACTGTTAATAGGAATAGGGGTCAAGTAAAACGTCCAAGAGatttcactttattttgtaaaacatTTGTTACTACTGGTTCTGTATAATAAGGGAACAGTTCAACTACCTGTAGAGCAGTACAGGTAAGCATTAGAAGGAACATGCATATTTGAAACAGCAACCATTTAGACAGGATTTCACAGTGCTACTGCTGGTTTTTAGAAACAACACAATtatctcctccttctcctttacCTAACCTAAACAATGCCAGAATCTGGAGAATAATATGAGGAGAACAAAAGACTTTCCTTAACATGGAACAAGAGACTTGGATTCCCACACTttatgatttagtggagggttgttagggtagtatggtcaggTTGCAGTTGGTCTTGATGCTCTTTAAGGTCTTGTTCAACCTGAGCaactctatgattccatgattctatgaaatgtttcATAAGCATCGAGACCCAAGATTCATACTGAGTTCCAACTGGCTAATAAAACACTGACATCGGTATTTTGAAATTATGAAAGCAGTTCCCCCCCAAGATTTGTTTTGGTTCCTGAAAAGTTACACAGGGGTTTGGCCAAGGAATTTTAATCTTATTCTGAGGCAAatggggagggcaggggagAACTGAGGAAGCAGGAAAGACTGGAGGTTTTGGAAAgcacttcttttaaaacacGAGATAAAAGAAACCCCCCCAAAACCTTACTGAACATCATGTATACCACTACATCTTAAACTTCTCTCCATTGATTGTTCATTCTAAGATAGATCTCCCAAGCCCcctacaaaaatatatatatatataattctctCACATTCTCTCAAATAATTACATTTGTAAAAGCAggagagatttattttctggaaagaGATGGCAGCCAGCACTTTGTATTTTAACTGCACCACTAGCTTTCATGGGATGCTAAGCACGTTGCAGTGAGAGATAAGAATTATGAAATGGTAAAATACTTCCAGTGCTACCCTGCTCAGACTTCCACTTTCTTGGGCTGACAGTTACCTTGTCCTGATTTGTCTAAAACTTCcagaaggggggaaaaaagatctAGGGATTTAGGAGGATTAAATTAACAGAGTCATGCGCTAATTCTAACTGCTTTCTGATGTCTGAACAGTCATGGCAAATCGTAGCTATTAAAAAGCTCCTCTCAAGTACAGCAAAGGAAGATGTATTAGCACGTTTTCAAAGCCACCACAATTTACAGTGACATGTGAgactaggagagtggtgaggccctggaacaggctgcccagggaggctgtggatgccccgtccttggaggtgttcaagaccaggttggacggggccctgggcaacctgatctagtaaatgtgtatgtttggtggccctgccaggcaggggggttggaactacatgatccttgaggtcccttccaacccgggtcattctgtgattctgtgagactCTGTGACCACAACATTTCTTCCTGCACCACTGGCATCACAGCACTATGCCAACCAACTGCCTTCTAATCCAATTCACAGTTTGCATGGTTTTCAATTCAAAACCTAAATACTGGAGAATCACCACATGCAAAAACAGTCATTTACATGCTCGcatctgaaatgtatttaagaGAACGGAATTAATATATAAAGAACAGTTCTAGAGCAGCACGTGTAGTTTTGAAACTCATTTTTATATTACACTTAAGTTATAAGTTAAAACAGACTGCTGGAGCCCTGTCAAGCCTTTCCTTCTCTATTACTTAGATGAGGAAACAGACTCAGCACTCTCcagatcttttctttcaaaagtgTTTTGTATATCATGAAGGACTAAAAAGAATATTTCGCTTTAAATTATTCACTGTGCAAAATCCAGGAGAAGCTCTATCTGGACTCTCAGGCACTTATACTCCCTGAACATCATCCTGCCAGtaacaaaggaaaaggtaaTTTCACAACTAGGACTTCTTGCCAGTAGCAGCTGTAGAGAAGGCTCGAGCTTCAGTACTACCTCGTGAACACCTGAACATTTTCCATTGGCTATGTGTCTCAACTAATGTTTTTAAtcagttaatttttaattttttttaacaatcatttaaattttaaatcgGGTTGTTCACATACAGCGTGGAACCGACCAtagtttggttttcttcctctctgcaaaATGGAAACACTGCTATGGTCCTCTTAACAAAATACCTCCATTATTATACATCCAATTGGAAACTCACACTTCTTTTTGACACTTCTAGTTAATAACACCCAGATTTAAGGACAGTGTTAGCTGGAAATACCACTTTTCATTGGGAAACACAAAGATTCCACTAAACTTCATATCAAGGCATGCTGTAAAACATACCTTCATCAGGTTTGTCATTTCATATCTACTCAGTACTCACCCAGTCAACGTTACTCTGCAAACATACTTGAGCACTGTTAGGTAATTCAGTTTGAAAGTTGAAAGCAACTTCTGATGCTGGTGAAAAtcagagaaaacattaaaatacaagtACTGTAAATGTAATCTGCAGTTTTACTTTGTGGTACTTATCTCCAGGGCACTGCTGAAATTCAACAGCAAAGAGATTATACGGGAATTTATTCACACATAAACTCCAACTCACCATAGGAccaattttccatttcttccatgAATTTTAACACAATATGAAAAATTACGTAGTTTCTTTCTGCATTGGTGATGCTGGCACTGTTTCCCTGGCCAACGTAGATTTCCAACTTATGAACAGCTTCAGTAATGTAATAACCAGAATGCATAAACAggttgaaaaaacaaacaaacaatatgTACACCTGATATAAATACTGCATTTGGCGGAATGGAGTGGAATTTTAACATTAGCAGTCAACTAACCCAAGAACCCAAATTTAACAGAGAGGCCTGATCCTACAGGCCTGATTCCTACAGTTTGCCAGAATTACAGatacaaaaccagaaaacctGACGTAGTTTAAATTTAGATTTCACCACAGAGACGATGTAGAAAGACCAGAGCACAGCTAAACATCTGTGTAGtttgaataaattaattttaagacTCTAATAAACCTTACATACCCTTCTTATCTCcttaaaagaaactgaagttttgGCTTAGAGAGCTACTCACCTTGCTTAGAAGACAAATGGGACACAGGCAGTGCGGGTTGGAGGGATTTGCCAACAAACTGCTGAGCTCCCTTCAGCATTTTGAAgtgctgttctttaaaaaaataagtagcaggataaataagcaaatatatTCACAGGGAACTGTCAAGTCTATGGGTTGCAACTACAGATGCTAACAAAACTAGGAATTCCCCTGTGTTACAACCTTCTCAACTCAAGATATGAAAAGGCTGAAAAGGTATAGACAAAACCAGCAATGAAAACTCCTGCAGAATGAACTGAGGCTGCTGACTTGGTAGATAGATTTTATCCAGATTAGAAATGCTTACTTAAGGCTATATTCTAGATACTAAATAAGCACATGGAACAATGCAGGACTGACATCTGCTGCGTTAAAAGGTAGAAAAACACAAGCCTTCCCCTATATCCTGATCAAAAATGACATACAGGTAGTTTctagaatgaagaaaacatttttagaatgCATTCTCCTCTAGATCAAAACAAGATCACGCTTAGCAAGGACAAACATCCCATTCTCCTCCTCACCCCAAAGGTGCCCACAAAACCACAgtcacaaagcaaacaagaaaactaAGAGAGGGCAGTCTGGGGAGAGATCAACTTTGGTGTTAAAATAGCTcaactttgttctttttaagtaTTGTAGGTACAACGATGAGGCTACATGAAATCTTCACATGACACACAGCCTAACCTTCTCCGTTCATCCAGTATTCTGTCTTTGCGATatcaagaaaagaacaagtCCGGCCTTAGCAGCTGAGGGCACTGCGTTACCACAGGGCAGCCGTATAAGCCGAGGCTTTCTCCTCACACAGCCCACGGCACAGCCCGGCCCAgctccccttctctcccccatGAACCGCCGCTCACCACCTCCTCCCGGCCCCCTGTAGGACATCGGGATCCCGCTGCCCACCTCCAACCGCTTCCCTGATGGCCGCCCGAGCCCCGCCCGCCCTCAGCCGGGCCCTCACCACAGCCGTTGAACGGTCGGTGAGCGCCTGCCCGGTGGGACCGTGTCCCGAGATACCTCGTAGAGATACCCGCCCTAAAAAGTGCAGCCATGTTTGTTTGGGGccttaaagcagaaataaggaGAAAGTGAGTGACTTTTGTACACACCCGTGAGGCCTCCCCAGGTACAGTCCTCCTCAATGAAGGAGAAAACCAGGAAGGAACTGGAAAGCAGCCCTGCCATAACCACACCGTGTGTGGCACcagggagcagccagcagctgctcactCACATATGGCAGTGTCCTGCTTTGGAATCAAAACGTGTTTATCTTACAGCATAGGATCAGCTCTGCTAACTCCCAAAGAGGCAGATCAGAATTTGCTGATGTTAGTTTCTTAGATTCCAGGTCATCACCTGATATGTAAGTGCACGTAAATATTATATGTCTGCTGCTACTCCAC
The window above is part of the Coturnix japonica isolate 7356 chromosome 2, Coturnix japonica 2.1, whole genome shotgun sequence genome. Proteins encoded here:
- the C2H8orf88 gene encoding uncharacterized protein C8orf88 homolog isoform X1; the protein is MAALFRAGISTRYLGTRSHRAGAHRPFNGCEQHFKMLKGAQQFVGKSLQPALPVSHLSSKQASEVAFNFQTELPNSAQVCLQSNVDWLSEVTEMKILTQNTVPLQPKQELDAKKERIKYSRDFLLELSSVSLSQKKPEFLPDHPIVLEKPENSNPFADICKK
- the C2H8orf88 gene encoding uncharacterized protein C8orf88 homolog isoform X3; translated protein: MSYRGPGGGEQHFKMLKGAQQFVGKSLQPALPVSHLSSKQASEVAFNFQTELPNSAQVCLQSNVDWLSEVTEMKILTQNTVPLQPKQELDAKKERIKYSRDFLLELSSVSLSQKKPEFLPDHPIVLEKPENSNPFADICKK
- the C2H8orf88 gene encoding uncharacterized protein C8orf88 homolog isoform X4, which produces MNGEEQHFKMLKGAQQFVGKSLQPALPVSHLSSKQASEVAFNFQTELPNSAQVCLQSNVDWLSEVTEMKILTQNTVPLQPKQELDAKKERIKYSRDFLLELSSVSLSQKKPEFLPDHPIVLEKPENSNPFADICKK
- the C2H8orf88 gene encoding uncharacterized protein C8orf88 homolog isoform X2 encodes the protein MAGLLSSSFLVFSFIEEDCTWGGLTEQHFKMLKGAQQFVGKSLQPALPVSHLSSKQASEVAFNFQTELPNSAQVCLQSNVDWLSEVTEMKILTQNTVPLQPKQELDAKKERIKYSRDFLLELSSVSLSQKKPEFLPDHPIVLEKPENSNPFADICKK
- the C2H8orf88 gene encoding uncharacterized protein C8orf88 homolog isoform X5, which translates into the protein MLKGAQQFVGKSLQPALPVSHLSSKQASEVAFNFQTELPNSAQVCLQSNVDWLSEVTEMKILTQNTVPLQPKQELDAKKERIKYSRDFLLELSSVSLSQKKPEFLPDHPIVLEKPENSNPFADICKK